TCAAAAACACATCTTCACAATCCCTCTCTGCCTATCCTTATACACTACAGATCTGTACATTTGCGCAGTTGCAGACTATGCAACCCGTCTCATTTGCCCTTGATGCATTGGTTGGGCGGGGATTGTTTTCAAAACTAGAGGCAGCCAGGGAGATACCAATGAAAATGGCGGCGATGGGGTCCGCCAAATCCGCCAGCGGATTAGGACCGAGAGGAAGAACCAGGCCCGCTACCGTACCTTGCATTCGCACACCTGCACGAGTGCTCACTATAGAGGAGGTCAGGTGTCCGGTATGTTTGGATATTTTGTTGGAGCCCGTGACTATGCCATGTCGGcattctgtgtgtctgcattgttTCGAGCGAACTGTAGAGTTTAGTTTATGCTGTCCCCGTTGCCGGTTACGAGTGTCCAGCTGGGCCCGTAAACAGTCCCGTGAGAAAAGCCTGGTGAACACCGAACTCTGGGACATGGTTCGGAAGAGTTATCCGGACAACTGCAAACGCCGATTGGACCAGCGAGCAGGAGAGGCCGTGGGTGAAGGTATCgctacttttattttgacagctAACTGCCAAGATATGTCCATGCAAATCCAAAATGACTGATCTAGTCTCTCTTTTCGCGATTATAGAACGTAGAATGTGTCCGAAGTTCTGAATAAAGTAGAAAAGCGCATTATTTTTGAAGAAGTGCTTTCCGTGATTCAGGTTACTGGGGatcaaaaatgcaagttggtgTTTTTGATCCCTCGTAACATGGCGTCAGCAAATGTGTTGGCATAAATCTAACCTTAGTCGAATGTCAGTATTGCACATTCCATACATTATTCGACTTTCCGTATCTTTTACCAACTGGAAATGATTAGCTGTTTACATCATTATCGTCACGTGACAAATAGCCTGAAGAACAGTTGATTGATTTGAGAAGGTAGACTACAAAGAgcagtttttgtttatttagcgAACATGTTGGGGGAATAGTCTGATGAATATATTTTTCAGTGGTTGGTTATTATATCATATCACCCACACAAGGGTCATGAAATTGTCACAAGTTAAATAGTCTACTTTCATCTGGTTACTTGCCTGGACATATTCCCAACAGGAATAACTAGTCCAGACATGTGTGCTGTTTTGTGGGAGGGGTCACATTGCTCGAACACTATTTAAAGTGTAGCCTATCATAGATATTGAAAGTGTATAAGTAAGCACCATAGCAAGTTTATCCTTACAGCTAGAATGAAATTGCTTGATTTGTGAACAataatttttaaaaagcaacaacaacaaaaaaaacaggattTGTATGGTTAGCAGTATAGGTGTGAAGTCACTGGAAAAACCCTGAACTCACCTTTGTCAACTGTGAACTCACTTTGGATAATCTTAATCTTAATCCACAGAGATTTTCCGATCACTGGCGCAAATTTGCAAGACAGATCTCCGACAGGACCATGACAAGCAAAAGCTGAAGGTGGGATGGTGACTGAAGCGTAGTGTTGTCTTTGTTGGCTATGTTGGTAATGCATTTGTTGACAGTGCTTGTTGGCCGCACACACTAGTGTATACTCCTCAGCAGTGTTGGGGGTAACGCGTTACAAATAACGCGTTAGAGTACTCTTAAGGGTTTTTTTCAGTAACGAGTAACTTAACGCGTTAGTTTTGCTAATTCAGTAATTAGTAACTCGTTACTTGCCAAACTAAGCACTCGTTAGTACTCCGTTACTTTAAGAATGTCCCTGCCTCGATAAAGAAAATTATTAAAGTCCTTTCGTCAGATGCGCTGCTGTCTGTGCTCCTGGCCCTTctcgttctgtttgtgtgtgggtgtgtggtgtgtgtgggtgtgtgcgcgcgcacctgTTTGCTACGTATGTCACTCCCGGCAAGATGGCAGAGAAGACAGCTTTAGATACGTGGAGGTACGCGCATTACTTTGAGTTTCACAGCGAAAAGGACGacaatgtttacatttgttaTGGTAGTTCGAAAGGAAAGGGGCAGTCCCAGGCATAGGAGATGTTTGTTGTCAAGACATGAAACATACCGACTGGACTTAGGACATCAGCAGGAATGTCCGTGTCTGTGCATGGTGCCCACTGCATTGGCTATCTGAAGTTATCGTGAGTGACCATTGTCTTATTTCGGGAAAAAAACACCTGTCTAGCTTCTGTATAAGTGAAAGGTGGAAGGTTGAATCTGCTCTCTTGGTAACAGTAATACACACCTCTGCATCTTGTTACAAAACAACGCGCATCTACAATTATTGTCTATGATTTCCTTTAGATCGATAGATATATTGCGCAACTTTcggaccgcccccccccccccccgcacgcgcCTCTCCCCACAGGCATTTTGTTGGTAACGCAGGAGTACTCTAACGCGTTATTTTTATTAATGGGAAACGTAGTAACGTAACGGGTTACTTTTAATTGATACTAACgcagtaaagtaactaattactttcaaAAGTAACTATACCCAACACTGCTCCTCAGTGACGAACagtctgttttgttgttgtacaAACAGGTAGGGCcaaatgaagagaaagaggagaagaggagaaaagcgGCGCTCCATCGAAAAGAAGACTCAAATGCCCCTAAACCCTTCCAAGACCCGGTGAGTGCCTTGGCTTGTCCTCTTATACAGCGACGAGTGGAAGTCTtgcagcagaaaaaaaatacttaacCAGACAATATATGTGTGATTGAATTCTTAAAGATGTATTGGAACAGTTTATAAAGCACAcagtcttcgtgtgtgtgtgtgtgtgtttttttttaccagcaaCATTTTTTGGCATCATGAAATAGAGGTTACTTTGTCACGAGCGAGCTGGAAGAGTGTAATTTGTTCTGTTGTTCAGTTGTGCGGAGTGCTCTCCGACTCGGAGAACGAGGAGCCTATCGGGAGGAGGACGAGGCATGTGTCTGCTTTTGTCCGCAAGACAAGAACGTCTCCAGCCTTTAGCAGAAGGTACTGCAGTGGCTCCCTCCCTGTGCCCTGTTgctcgtgtgtgtctgtctgtctacgaGCCTCCTGTTTTTCTCTGTCCATATGAAGCCTTTTtcagacatatatacatatatacccATTAGTGCGTTTGTGTTCCCAGTCACTCAGTTGAGCGTGTGTTGTTGTAGTCTCCCAAACAGCTTggtgaagaggagcaggagctgtaCGGACACAGAGGAACATAGAGGCAAAATGAGAGGCCTTCCACACGTCCCCGTGCCAGACAAGGTAGGACCCGACCGGCACTTCAGTAGCAGGAGTCAATATAATCACTTTATTGAGTGTAGTGAAGTGATTATAACAGTGTTATACTTGATTATGATCGTTATATATTTGTATGATTGACTACACAGTGTTACTAACTACTAACTGGAGAGGGTATACAGTTCCTAgggctttttttatttttgcattgaCACACAGTAGGAACCCTGAGATGACTTAATATTAACATTAGCTTAACACATCATCATACATTAGTAGTCCAGTTATTACATGAGCATACAGTAATGTAAAGAACAGCATTGCTGTTTAGTTATGAGCTACTGAAGTGTATTTACAACTTAGAAGCTCATGGTGTCAGGAACCATTACAAAACCGAATCAGCATAAAACGTCAGCAATAACATTTCTTCTCATCCCTTCAGTATGTGCTGCAGGTATTTGATGCATGACAGTAATCAGTCTCTGCAGCCGGCTCATGGGGTATTATTTATGTTAATGCTAATTTAAACAGAAGCTGAGTTATTACAGTTATTATTAAAGTTATTAAAGTTTAAAGATGGCACTTGTGCTGCCTCAGTCATGGTTCCTATGGGAAAAGACCCTACCCCTAAGTACGAGCTCAGACAGTTCTAGGAACTGCCAAAAGTTCCTACCGTGTAAAAGGGCCTAATGTGGCTGCCTGTCATTGCCTGACGTTGTTTTAGCttctcatgagtgtgtgtgtgtgtgtgtgtgtgtgtgtgtccgtccgtacCTTAGGTAAGCATCGTGCACAGCTTCAATGCCGGAATCCTGCTGTCGTCGGAGAACAGCCGTTCCCTCTCGGCGCCGGTTCTCATCCCGGAGCGCCGGCACCACTGGCGGAACGTTCTGGCCAGCTCCACGCCGTTCCCGTTCCCGTTCCCGTTCCCCGCGGCGCCGGCGTCCAAGCCCGAGCGCTCCATCAGCCCCGAGAGCAACGACAGCATCTCGGAGGAGCTGAACCACTTCAAGCCCATCGTCTGCTCGCCCTGCACCCCGCCCAAGCGGCTGCCCGACGGCCGCGTCATGGAGCCCACCATCGTCAAGTCCACCCCGCGCAACCTGAGCCGCAGCCTGCAGAGGAACACCAGCTACGAGGCCAGCCCCAGCATCCTGCAGAAGTGgcggcaggtggaggtggaccGCCAGAACCACATCAAGGTCACCTCCAAGGGCACCGTCACCAGCCCCGTCGCCGAGGAGCTCCGTCTCAAGGAGAGGCCGCCGCGGGAGTCGGGCGACGGGAAGCCGTGCGACTGCGTCCCGCCCAAGGCCGGGGAACGGGAGAGCTCGCGCTGCACGTGCGGGAAACAGCCGGAGTCTGCGGGCGCGGCCAGGGAGAAGAGCGCCGTTAGCAACAAGCGCAGGCTGATCTTTGACCAGTGcgccggagagggagagagagagggagagggggaggtagGACTGAGTGTGGGCTCGTGTTCAGCAGCTCTATCTAGACTCAAGCCTGCAGGAGCTGAGCATGGACGCGTGAACCAGCTCCCCGACACACAAGGCCCGCGCGGCCCAGACACACCAGGTGAGGTGGAGCAAAAGGAGTCCGTGTTGGACGGGCGCGCAGGATCCGGCCGTAGCGATCCGAAAGGTTTGGACTCACCAGAGTCCAGCGTTAGGAACTGTGCCCAGAACAGACCTACCTCACGCAGGGGCAAGAAGCAGCAGGGGGAGGCCAGCGTTAGGAACTGTGCCCAGAACAGACCTACCTCACGCAGGGGCAAGAAGAGGAGTCAGAAGACCAAACACCTGGAGGGAGACGAAGGCCAGGTGAAGAGGACCAGGCCGGAGGAGCCGGTGGACGAGCCGGAGGCGTGCGGCCGAGAGACGGAGCTCCACGCGCGGCGACttcaccaggagagagaggaccgAGAGACGGAGCTCTACGCGCGGCGACttcaccaggagagagaggaccgAGAGCTGGCGCTCAGCCTCCAGAGACAGTTTGACAAGGAGCGTCAAAAGATGGACAGGCAGAAGACGAGTCCCGACAAGTACCCGCTCCGATCGTGGGCCTCCGCAGACATCCAATC
The Sardina pilchardus chromosome 13, fSarPil1.1, whole genome shotgun sequence genome window above contains:
- the rnf169 gene encoding E3 ubiquitin-protein ligase RNF169 — protein: MKMAAMGSAKSASGLGPRGRTRPATVPCIRTPARVLTIEEVRCPVCLDILLEPVTMPCRHSVCLHCFERTVEFSLCCPRCRLRVSSWARKQSREKSLVNTELWDMVRKSYPDNCKRRLDQRAGEAVGEEIFRSLAQICKTDLRQDHDKQKLKVGPNEEKEEKRRKAALHRKEDSNAPKPFQDPLCGVLSDSENEEPIGRRTRHVSAFVRKTRTSPAFSRSLPNSLVKRSRSCTDTEEHRGKMRGLPHVPVPDKVSIVHSFNAGILLSSENSRSLSAPVLIPERRHHWRNVLASSTPFPFPFPFPAAPASKPERSISPESNDSISEELNHFKPIVCSPCTPPKRLPDGRVMEPTIVKSTPRNLSRSLQRNTSYEASPSILQKWRQVEVDRQNHIKVTSKGTVTSPVAEELRLKERPPRESGDGKPCDCVPPKAGERESSRCTCGKQPESAGAAREKSAVSNKRRLIFDQCAGEGEREGEGEVGLSVGSCSAALSRLKPAGAEHGRVNQLPDTQGPRGPDTPGEVEQKESVLDGRAGSGRSDPKGLDSPESSVRNCAQNRPTSRRGKKQQGEASVRNCAQNRPTSRRGKKRSQKTKHLEGDEGQVKRTRPEEPVDEPEACGRETELHARRLHQEREDRETELYARRLHQEREDRELALSLQRQFDKERQKMDRQKTSPDKYPLRSWASADIQSENKPRRSGRISKKKEHFNYNC